A single genomic interval of Coccidioides posadasii str. Silveira chromosome 1, complete sequence harbors:
- the GAS1 gene encoding 1,3-beta-glucanosyltransferase gas1 (CAZy:GH72~CAZy:CBM43~EggNog:ENOG410PFK7~COG:S~TransMembrane:1 (n6-15c20/21o508-527i)), with the protein MRLSNILASTAVVAGSLVSAELDPIVIKGSKFFYKTNGTEFFMRGVAYQEDFSSNGTTSGSDNYKDPLANVDNCKRDIPLLQELRTNTIRVYAIDPKKDHSECMKMLDDAGIYVVADLGEPKTSINRDDPKWDDELYERYTTVIDELAQYSNVLGFFAGNEVTNNKSNTEASAFVKAAVRDMKAYIKRKNYRPMGVGYATNDDAEIRDDMADYFNCNSEDEAIDFWGYNIYSWCGDSSFKESGYDAVVKYFKDFNIPVFFAEYGCNHVQPRKFTEVGAIYGPQMTPVLSGGIVYMYFQEENDYGLVKIENDKAKKLEDFKYLQKQMQKVDPDGVQMSDYKPTNTALQACPTSRVWKSNKDLPPTPNRELCNCMVKSLSCVANDKIDDEDLGDLFGTVCGLSEEACTGIATDPEKGVYGAYSMCSPREKLSFAFNSYYEEQSAKGNGQNACDFKGSAKRQSPIEPSGTCSSLIEQAGKDGKGSVTSVPNGSSSSSAASPMAISPLNLNFLQLVAYLLCAAMAGAGVILL; encoded by the exons ATGAGACTTTCAAATATCTTGGCCAGCACGGCCGTCGTTGCTGGCTCGCTGGTGTCAGCAGAGCTCGACCCTATCGTTATCAAG GGATCTAAATTCTTCTACAAAACAAATGGCACGGAATT TTTCATGCGAGGAGTCGCATACCAAG AGGACTTCTCCAGTAACGGAACCACGAGCGGGTCGGACAATTACAAAGACCCTTTGGCCAATGTTGATAACTGCAAGCGTGACATTCCTCTGTTGCAGGAATTGCGAACAAACACGATCCGAGTGTACGCCATCGATCCCAAAAAGGATCATTCCGAGTGTATGAAGATGCTCGACGATGCCGGCATCTACGTTGTTGCCGACCTTGGAGAGCCAAAAACATCCATCAACCGTGATGATCCCAAGTGGGACGATGAACTCTATGAACGTTACACAACCGTCATCGATGAGCTTGCCCAATACAGCAACGTTTTGGGTTTCTTCGCCGGAAACGAAGTTACAAACAACAAGAGCAACACTGAGGCTAGTGCATTCGTCAAGGCTGCCGTTCGTGACATGAAGGCCTATATCAAACGGAAGAATTATCGCCCAATGGGAGTTGGATACGCCACAAACGATGATGCAGAGATCCGTGACGACATGGCTGATTACTTCAACTGCAACTCTGAAGATGAAGCCATCGACTTCTGGGGTTATAACATCTACTCTTGGTGTGGAGATTCCAGCTTCAAAGAATCCGGATATGATGCCGTTGTCAAATATTTCAAGGACTTTAACATCCCCGTTTTCTTCGCCGAGTATGGTTGCAACCATGTGCAACCCCGTAAATTCACCGAAGTTGGGGCTATTTACGGCCCTCAAATGACACCTGTCTTGAGCGGTGGTATTGTCTACATGTACTTCCAGGAAGAAAACGACTATG GTTTGGTCAAGATTGAGAATGACAAAGCCAAAAAGCTGGAAGACTTCAAATATCTCCAGAAGCAAATGCAGAAAGTCGATCCCGATGGCGTCCAGATGTCTGATTACAAACCCACCAACACTGCTCTCCAAGCTTGCCCAACCAGCAGAGTCTGGAAATCAAACAAGGATCTCCCTCCTACCCCCAACAGAGAACTCTGCAACTGTATGGTTAAGAGCTTGAGCTGCGTTGCCAATGATAAGATCGACGACGAGGACTTGGGCGACCTCTTTGGCACTGTTTGTGGATTGAGCGAGGAAGCCTGCACAGGCATCGCCACCGATCCAGAGAAGGGTGTCTATGGAGCCTACAGCATGTGTAGCCCACGTGAAAAACTCTCGTTCGCATTCAACTCGTACTACGAAGAGCAATCTGCCAAGGGCAACGGCCAGAACGCATGTGACTTTAAGGGTAGTGCTAAGCGACAATCCCCTATCGAACCATCCGGCACCTGCAGCTCGCTCATCGAGCAAGCTGGAAAGGACGGCAAGGGCAGCGTAACCTCTGTCCCGAATggctcctcttcctcctctgcTGCCTCGCCAATGGCCATTTCTCCCCTCAACCTTAACTTCCTCCAGCTTGTTGCTTATCTCTTATGTGCGGCGAtggctggtgctggtgtgaTTCTATTGTAA
- a CDS encoding uncharacterized protein (SECRETED:SignalP(1-19)~antiSMASH:Cluster_1.4~EggNog:ENOG410Q58Y~COG:O~MEROPS:MER0005078), protein MARINVVVSFLAALAVVQAAQLLNLDGQKDAVPGSYVVVMNDGLSGLDFESHVKSMAKVQKANALKRDFDNTADGVKFKYNINGWQAYSGKFDNKTIQSILDDPRVNYIEPQRTFRAFGWVTQDNAPSWGLGRISHTSRGRMDYVYDSSAGENVTVYSVDSGVDISHPEFEGRAIWGVNAADNSDVDQIGHGTHTSGTIAGKTYGVAKMAKIVAVKVLDAGGQGTNGGIIQGINWAVNHARQNNVTGKAVMNMSFGGGLSRAINEAASSAVRAGIFMVAAAGNNNEDARYTTPASARGVCAVGASTQNDLKARFSNWGPTLAVYAPGDRIWSAMPDGGRDVMRGTSMAAPHVAGVAAVLISSEKIGTDRLCERIKELSVSSIQSPGADTTDKLLYNGSGQ, encoded by the exons ATGGCTCGCATCAACGTGGTAGTCAGTTTTTTGGCTGCATTGGCTGTTGTCCAGGCAGCTCAACTCTTGAACCTCGATGGCCAGAAAGACGCCGTTCCTGGTTCCTATGTTGTTGTAATGAACGATGGACTATCAGGTCTTGACTTTGAATCCCATGTGAAGTCTATGGCGAAAGTTCAAAAGGCGAACGCGTTAAAACGGGATTTTGACAACACAGCCGACGGTGTGAAGTTTAAGTATAATATCAACGGATGGCAAGCATACAGCGGTAAATTCGACAACAAAACGATACAGAGTATCCTTGACGATCCCAGG GTGAATTATATCGAACCCCAGCGTACTTTCAGAGCATTTGGCTGGGTAACACAAGACAACGCTCCTTCGTGGGGGCTCGGTCGAATTTCGCACACATCGCGGGGCAGAATGGATTACGTGTATGATTCTTCAGCCGGAGAAAATGTGACCGTTTATTCTGTCGACTCAGGCGTTGACATCTCGCATCCCGAGTTTGAAGGGCGCGCCATTTGGGGTGTTAACGCGGCGGACAATTCCGACGTAGACCAGATTGGCCATGGAACGCACACTTCCGGGACGATCGCCGGGAAGACGTACGGAGTTGCAAAAATGGCTAAAATTGTTGCAGTCAAGGTCCTGGACGCTGGCGGTCAGGGTACCAACGGTGGTATCATCCAAGGCATTAACTGGGCAGTGAATCACGCTAGACAAAACAACGTCACCGGTAAAGCAGTTATGAACATGAGCTTTGGAGGTGGTCTGTCACGAGCCATCAACGAGGCTGCCTCCAGCGCAGTTCGAGCTGGTATATTCATGGTGGCAGCTGCTGGTAACAACAAT GAAGACGCGCGATACACGACACCCGCGAGCGCTAGAGGAGTTTGTGCTGTGGGAGCGTCCACCCAAAACGATCTCAAAGCCAGATTTTCCAATTGGGGCCCAACTC TTGCCGTATACGCTCCAGGAGACAGAATTTGGTCGGCAATGCCCGATGGCGGCAGGGATGTCATGCGTGGGACGTCCATGGCAGCTCCGCACGTTGCTGGCGTTGCTGCAGTCCTCATTTCATCCGAAAAGATTGGGACTGACAGGCTTTGTGAGCGTATCAAGGAGCTATCAGTATCAAGCATCCAATCTCCCGGGGCAGACACTACAGACAAGCTGCTGTATAACGGAAGCGGCCAATAA
- a CDS encoding uncharacterized protein (antiSMASH:Cluster_1.4~EggNog:ENOG410PNWV~COG:O~BUSCO:13015at33183), protein MQALRSQASRVPSKLIRSTGKVTRYSRRISPLLHHHPRYVSSNSPSTTNSMALFPRGPHSEFGTLFRLLDDYDAHRADRSSGALSFAPKFDVRESKEAYMLDGELPGIDQKDINIEFSDPHTLVIHGRTERSYTSGTPPGKASEAAKGKETETGERYWVSERSVGEFQRSFNFPTRVDQDAVKANLRHGVLSIVVPKATAPQTKKITIQSA, encoded by the coding sequence ATGCAGGCTCTGCGATCGCAAGCAAGTCGAGTTCCTTCGAAGCTCATCAGATCCACAGGCAAAGTTACCCGTTACTCGCGTCGAATCTCACCTCTACTCCATCATCATCCTAGATACGTCTCAAGTAATTCTCCGTCAACGACCAACAGTATGGCTCTCTTTCCGCGCGGACCACATAGCGAGTTCGGCACTCTCTTTCGTCTCCTAGATGACTACGACGCTCATCGTGCCGACCGAAGCTCTGGTGCCCTCTCTTTTGCACCGAAATTCGACGTCCGTGAATCCAAGGAAGCATACATGCTTGATGGCGAGCTGCCCGGTATCGACCAAAAAGATATTAACATTGAATTCAGCGACCCCCACACCCTAGTTATCCATGGCCGCACAGAGCGTTCATACACGTCCGGAACTCCGCCTGGCAAAGCCTCAGAGGCAGCTAAAGGCAAGGAGACAGAGACAGGAGAAAGGTACTGGGTATCCGAACGGTCGGTTGGGGAGTTCCAACGGTCTTTTAATTTCCCGACCAGGGTGGACCAGGATGCGGTAAAGGCGAACTTGAGGCATGGAGTGCTATCTATCGTGGTGCCCAAGGCGACAGCTCCCCAGACAAAGAAGATCACCATCCAGAGTGCGTAG
- a CDS encoding uncharacterized protein (antiSMASH:Cluster_1.4~EggNog:ENOG410PNWV~COG:O~BUSCO:13015at33183): MALFPRGPHSEFGTLFRLLDDYDAHRADRSSGALSFAPKFDVRESKEAYMLDGELPGIDQKDINIEFSDPHTLVIHGRTERSYTSGTPPGKASEAAKGKETETGERYWVSERSVGEFQRSFNFPTRVDQDAVKANLRHGVLSIVVPKATAPQTKKITIQSA, encoded by the coding sequence ATGGCTCTCTTTCCGCGCGGACCACATAGCGAGTTCGGCACTCTCTTTCGTCTCCTAGATGACTACGACGCTCATCGTGCCGACCGAAGCTCTGGTGCCCTCTCTTTTGCACCGAAATTCGACGTCCGTGAATCCAAGGAAGCATACATGCTTGATGGCGAGCTGCCCGGTATCGACCAAAAAGATATTAACATTGAATTCAGCGACCCCCACACCCTAGTTATCCATGGCCGCACAGAGCGTTCATACACGTCCGGAACTCCGCCTGGCAAAGCCTCAGAGGCAGCTAAAGGCAAGGAGACAGAGACAGGAGAAAGGTACTGGGTATCCGAACGGTCGGTTGGGGAGTTCCAACGGTCTTTTAATTTCCCGACCAGGGTGGACCAGGATGCGGTAAAGGCGAACTTGAGGCATGGAGTGCTATCTATCGTGGTGCCCAAGGCGACAGCTCCCCAGACAAAGAAGATCACCATCCAGAGTGCGTAG
- a CDS encoding uncharacterized protein (antiSMASH:Cluster_1.4~EggNog:ENOG410PINN~COG:S), with protein sequence MARLRQAPSNAPEATGSFQDSKVVRENEKAFADPVHHKYTNPVIRRRDNKEKVTIYEDEPDKKDYYKDDEEHRRGDSGYLDLDAEESGTEDSETGILEYGSEEEESEDVDDSEASIERPGPRVIESTVLGSHRKRRLRPLGFNKKNILYQVRRVSGREESRYNDYSSDNENTNPGSGDYEKENDEKGLFNETKSSASTARPGKVITESCFSVGKRIKKPSITEQYISEKDEKGRLDEGEDDDNDDDNDDDDDDDDDDDDDDDDDDDDDGEFDSLDDFIVGDDENISYHESTDEIEESEDEIIVKPRTPARRLFRGRRPQNKENTTQNTNVETNTQDAPDASDIDDLAEILNKTKLSKPDLQPKLSFRKAHPVLPERKDQDSSKMSDDDESDGAQLPNNQPIKKVVEVVTPPTSPSKPRLQSPKKTPKRIPPSPYRPSIDAFWSQDIINGWNDKFSPKKLQSPRKWPQTFTIFSDNQSDDNGDENSPLSSPEKAPPRSPKKAKGSPTKSIAAIKKAEKREFDKRKVSLAEKFFKELDDSVTGGEIQKLAAAAGGVRIIWSNKLNTTAGRASWKREHIKQKQPTQTASSCFATSHNSSDSRTASSPEYLPSQAAYRHHASIELADKVVDSDDRLFNTLAHEYCHLANYMISNVRDNPHGASFKAWAQRCKKALNENPSYAGRVEITTKHTYAINYKYIWCCVECAHEYGRHSRSIDPEKSRCGKCKGKLVQIQPKPRKTAAKQGDERNRKGLKELAGGADAMLTSMGSIRLNS encoded by the exons ATGGCACGATTACGACAGGCTCCATCAAATGCCCCAGAGGCTACTGGCTCCTTCCAGGATTCAAAAGTTGTTcgtgaaaatgaaaaagcgTTTGCAGATCCTGTTCACCACAAATATACGAATCCAGTTATCCGGAGAAGGGACAACAAAGAGAAAGTAACTATTTACGAAGATGAACCTGACAAAAAggattattataaagatgaCGAGGAGCATCGACGGGGCGACTCCGGATATCTCGACCTCGACGCGGAGGAAAGCGGCACGGAGGATAGCGAGACCGGGATATTGGAGTATGGCagcgaggaagaagaaagcgaAGATGTCGACGATTCAGAAGCCTCAATTGAACGACCAGGGCCAAGAGTAATTGAATCGACCGTGTTGGGGTCGCACAGGAAGAGGCGACTACGGCCATTGGGCTTCAATAAGAAAAACATCTTATACCAAGTTCGGCGGGTATCAGGAAGGGAGGAAAGTCGCTACAATGATTACTCGTCAGATAATGAAAACACCAATCCTGGAAGCGGAGATTACGAAAAAGAGAACGACGAGAAAGGTCTGTTCAACGAAACCAAATCTAGCGCCTCTACTGCTCGACCCGGAAAGGTGATCACAGAAAGTTGCTTCTCCGTTGGAAAACGTATAAAGAAGCCGAGCATAACTGAGCAATATATATCGGAAAAGGACGAGAAAGGAAGACTGGACGAAGGTGAGGATGATGACAATGATGATgacaatgatgatgatgatgatgatgatgatgatgatgatgatgatgatgacgatgatgatgatgatgatggtgaatTTGACTCTCTGGATGATTTTATTGTTGGTGATGATGAGAACATCAGCTACCACGAAAGCACCGACGAAATTGAAGAAAGTGAAGATGAAATAATTGTCAAACCAAGAACACCagcaagaagattattcagaGGGAGAAGACCACAGAATAAGGAAAATACCACACAGAACACAAATGTTGAAACCAACACACAAGATGCACCTGATGCATCTGATATTGATGATCTAGCTGAAATCTTAAACAAAACAAAGCTTTCCAAACCAGACCTTCAACCAAAACTGTCCTTTCGTAAAGCTCATCCAGTATTGCCGGAGCGAAAGGATCAAGATAGCAGCAAAATGAGCGATGACGACGAGAGCGATGGCGCACA GTTACCGAACAATCAGCCAATAAAAAAGGTAGTGGAAGTCGTCACTCCTCCAACCAGTCCATCAAAGCCGCGGCTCCAATCACCAAAAAAGACCCCAAAACGAATTCCTCCATCCCCTTATCGACCAAGTATAGATGCTTTCTGGAGCCAGGATATCATCAATGGTTGGAACGACAAATTTTCGCCTAAGAAACTGCAGTCTCCACGGAAGTGGCCACAAACTTTTACAATCTTCTCCGACAACCAGAGCGACGATAACGGCGATGAGAACTCCCCGCTCTCATCCCCAGAGAAAGCGCCACCGCGTTCTCCGAAGAAGGCCAAAGGAAGTCCTACAAAATCAATCGCAGCAATCAAGAAGGCCGAGAAACGCGAATTTGATAAGAGAAAAGTTTCTCTCGCAGAGAAGTTCTTTAAGGAATTGGATGACAGCGTGACGGGAGGTGAGATCCAGAAATTGGCAGCTGCAGCAGGCGGGGTGCGAATAATATGGAGCAATAAACTCAACACAACAGCCGGAAGAGCAAGTTGGAAACGCGAGCACATTAAACAGAAACAACCTACGCAAACAGCGTCGAGTTGTTTTGCTACTAGTCATAATTCGAGCGATTCTAGGACAGCTAGTTCTCCTGAATATCTCCCATCCCAGGCTGCTTACCGGCATCACGCGTCTATCGAGCTTGCAGATAAAGTTGTCGATTCAGACGATAGACTCTTCAATACCCTTGCTCACGAATACTGCCATTTAGCCAACTACATGATCTCGAACGTTCGTGATAATCCCCATGGAGCGAGTTTCAAAGCGTGGGCGCAGAGATGCAAAAAAGCCCTTAATGAGAATCCTTCTTATGCAGGACGGGTTGAGATCACCACCAAGCACACATATGCGATCAATTACAAGTATATTTGGTGCTGCGTGGAGTGTGCTCACGAGTATGGAAGACATTCAAGGAGTATCGACCCAGAGAAGTCGAGATGTGGGAAATGTAAAGGGAAATTGGTGCAAATACAACCAAAGCCAAGGAAAACGGCTGCGAAGCAAGGAGATGAGAGGAATCGTAAAGGCTTAAAGGAGTTGGCTGGAGGAGCAGACGCCATGTTGACTTCGATGGGGAGCATTCGCCTAAATAGTTGA
- a CDS encoding uncharacterized protein (antiSMASH:Cluster_1.4~BUSCO:433384at4751~EggNog:ENOG410PKHC~COG:S~BUSCO:13359at33183) — MELDKEPTQGYNSTLLYGGAMSVELPKGWKNMSNVRPIPDNQEVFASGTGYDMSVIVELLERVESDSEAMHAAVFKIPPGASTEDVDALALLAHIHDICDANRDQFEVVDGPKSSHPTGRTQEGPTYVCEVNILSHSTRINHSNALREPDQVTKCYTFMVRLVQQGTDMLVHVNLPITPLKYNSDPSAVPDAERQAKDILEHLMNTLNFIDFSMFG; from the exons ATGGAATTAGACAAGGAGCCTACGCAAGGATATAACTCAACTCTGTTGTACGGGGGTGCGATGTCGGTAGAACTACCCAAAGGATGGAAAAATATGAG CAACGTGAGGCCGATTCCCGACAACCAAGAAGTCTTTGCTTCTGGCACGGGCTACGATATGAGCGTAATTGTCGAACTCCTCGAACGCGTAGAGTCAGATTCCGAAGCTATGCATGCAGCAGTGTTCAAGATACCGCCTGGAGCGTCTACGGAAGACGTGGATGCGCTGGCACTTCTCGCCCACATTCACGACATCTGCGACGCCAACAGGGATCAATTTGAAGTTGTAGACGGGCCAAAGTCATCGCATCCTACTGGCCGCACTCAGGAGGGCCCTACGTATGTCTGCGAAGTGAATATTCTGTCGCATTCGACCCGAATTAATCACTCCAATGCGTTGCGAGAGCCTGATCAAGTTACAAAATGCTACACGTTTATGGTTCGATTGGTGCAGCAAGGCACGGATATGCTCGTTCATGTCAATCTTCCGATCACCCCGCTCAAATATAACTCAGACCCAAGCGCTGTTCCTGACGCAGAACGTCAAGCGAAGGATATACTCGAGCACCTTATGAATACTCTGAACTTTATCGATTTCTCGATGTTTGGCTAA
- a CDS encoding uncharacterized protein (antiSMASH:Cluster_1.4~EggNog:ENOG410PNSA~COG:S~BUSCO:8346at33183), which yields MSTSGASATWDFTPAINLLYSFKPEPQPKPIEILRSIQSEFTEARNHGAASPSGRGREDNSSGKLGDFSALWTFLSQPSPTAPDNIERDATLGVGASDCKEKQRTNLEEASAATVECQPELCGMQPKKILPNKRNPPSVSSAPPGDTEATIPECRPIQILKNPNRIRRACLPTPPRQESLCLAERPQRHPPRDIIPLVRPPKSPNRSLAKHKYQVESKLGGSSAEKRSDLISHLYKHHRDQRLYLANPKLCDSAFISLNISSNGIHIFVDISNVMVGFHDCIKIARDIPTTVRVPRLPLSFHNLSLVLTRGRPVSKRVIVGSDRFPAIDEAEKLGYETNILVRVQKLKEATPQKNQVSKGRGIVGAKCCGNKQQDQSSGSESSSNKPVPEKWVEQAVDEILHLKILESIVDTDEPSTIVLVTGDAAEAEYSQGFMKMVERALMKGWTVELVSFSCTISRAYTGKAFRSKWGSKFSIIELDRYAEHLLDM from the exons ATGTCGACTTCTGGGGCTTCCGCGACCTGGGATTTCACTCCTGCGATCAACTTACTTTACTCTTTCAAACCTGAGCCTCAACCGAAACCTATCGAAATCCTTCGAAGCATTCAGTCCGAGTTTACCGAAGCTCGCAACCATGGTGCCGCATCCCCATCCGGACGGGGGCGTGAGGATAATAGTAGTGGAAAGCTAGGCGATTTCAGTGCGCTTTGGACGTTTCTCTCGCAGCCCAGCCCTACCGCGCCGGACAATATTGAACGAGACGCGACTCTTGGGGTAGGAGCCTCTGATTGCAAGGAGAAACAAAGGACCAACCTTGAGGAAGCCTCGGCGGCTACTGTTGAATGCCAGCCAGAGCTGTGCGGCATGCAACCAAAGAAGATTTTACCTAACAAAAGGAACCCACCATCTGTTTCAAGTGCTCCTCCAGGCGATACTGAAGCAACGATCCCTGAATGCCGGCCGATTCAAATCTTGAAAAATCCAAATCGCATTCGGCGAGCGTGTCTACCAACGCCCCCTCGCCAAGAATCCCTGTGTTTAGCGGAGCGTCCACAGCGCCACCCACCCCGCGACATCATCCCATTGGTGCGTCCACCGAAATCCCCGAACAGGTCACTTGCGAAACATAAATACCAGGTGGAATCTAAACTGGGTGGCTCCAGTGCTGAAAAGAGATCCGATCTCATCAGTCATCTTTACAAACATCATAGAGACCAGCGATTATACTTGGCCAACCCCAAACTCTGTGACTCGGCGTTTATATCATTGAATATCAGCTCAAATGGAATCCACATATTTGTTGACATATCTAAT GTGATGGTTGGATTCCATGATTGCATCAAAATTGCCAGGGATATTCCAACTACCGTCCGAGTTCCACGCCTCCCATTATCCTTTCATAACTTGTCGCTAGTTCTCACGCGAGGTCGACCAGTCAGCAAGCGGGTGATTGTGGGCTCTGACCGCTTTCCAGCGATAGATGAGGCTGAGAAACTTGGTTACGAGACTAACATCCTAGTACGGGTCCAAAAGCTGAAAGAAGCAACCCCCCAGAAGAATCAGGTTTCCAAAGGAAGAGGTATCGTCGGTGCTAAATGCTGCGGTAACAAGCAGCAGGACCAATCTAGTGGGTCCGAAAGCAGCTCTAACAAACCTGTCCCAGAGAAATGGGTGGAGCAGGCTGTGGATGAAATCTTACATCTTAAGATTCTCGAAAGCATCGTTGATACCGATGAACCTTCGACTATCGTCCTTGTAACAGGGGACGCAGCCGAAGCCGAGTACTCTCAGGGATTTATGAAAATGGTCGAGCGCGCCTTAATGAAGGGATGGACCGTCGAACTGGTTAGCTTCAGCTGCACCATAAGCCGCGCTTACACCGGAAAGGCGTTTCGATCCAAATGGGGTTCCAAGTTCTCGATAATCGAGTTGGACAGATACGCGGAACATCTGTTGGACATGTGA
- a CDS encoding uncharacterized protein (antiSMASH:Cluster_1.4~EggNog:ENOG410PRTR~COG:O~BUSCO:16744at33183), which produces MSDPGRKDFSTKAKEEITPDSTKSTQEKIKEAATDTKDRIARGLQPDENKGSAQEAFDKGQRSSDNQQGGATSTIGDKVKTALGMDK; this is translated from the exons ATGTCTGATCCAGGCCGCAAGGATTTCTCAACCA AAGCTAAGGAGGAAATAACTCCTGACTCGACCAAATCCACTCAAGAGAAGATTAAGGAGGCTGCCACAGACACTAAGGACCGCATTGCTCG TGGTCTCCAGCCAGACGAAAATAAAGGAAGTGCCCAGGAGGCCTTCGACAAGGGCCAGCGCTCCAGCGACAACCAGCAGGGTGGTGCTACTTCCACAAT TGGCGATAAGGTGAAGACCGCTTTAGGGATGGACAAGTAG
- a CDS encoding uncharacterized protein (antiSMASH:Cluster_1.4~EggNog:ENOG410PQ2N~COG:S): MEDFETISSPSKARQAASQAKDWAYVMNWLNHKYANSPNRVPNFERNEDTLKVLLNLAAANDTADEEEALIHRVREETIGLLKAEEIESPNLKLDLLEDIQAALSDESSNLLQDLAETVVLLGVPTADVGNRDRSLLNMTRAEFDATEQLRKLEELQKYLEKELATLHMRLEELKDEHNYETPPDLPAKTSEWLRGKRTVEAKAKEYQRRIMAGRSASDREGTKIEDLMAEEERVVKISENVKRLEKKVETFHGLPSNILDAKLEYQELESELRSLIQQRDNLFEGLVDRGKSQ, translated from the coding sequence ATGGAGGACTTCGAGACTATTTCATCGCCGTCCAAAGCCCGCCAAGCAGCTTCTCAGGCGAAAGATTGGGCATACGTTATGAACTGGCTGAACCATAAGTATGCAAATTCTCCAAACCGTGTTCCGAATTTCGAGCGCAATGAAGATACCCTCAAAGTCCTCCTGAACCTGGCTGCAGCCAATGACACCgcagatgaagaagaggcgCTCATACATCGTGTCAGAGAGGAAACAATCGGCCTCCTAAAGGCTGAAGAGATTGAATCTCCAAATTTGAAACTTGATCTTCTCGAGGATATCCAAGCTGCCCTTAGTGACGAAAGCTCGAACCTCCTCCAAGACCTCGCCGAAACAGTGGTTCTGTTAGGTGTGCCCACCGCGGATGTTGGGAATCGTGATCGAAGTCTTTTGAATATGACAAGGGCGGAGTTCGACGCCACTGAGCAGCTACGAAAACTGGAAGAATTGCAGAAGTACCTGGAAAAAGAACTGGCTACGCTTCATATGCGACTTGAAGAGCTTAAGGACGAGCACAACTATGAAACCCCTCCAGACCTCCCCGCCAAGACTAGCGAATGGTTGAGGGGCAAGAGAACGGTAGAGGCAAAGGCTAAAGAGTATCAAAGAAGAATTATGGCGGGCAGAAGTGCCTCGGACAGAGAGGGTACGAAAATTGAGGATCTAATGGCTGAAGAGGAAAGAGTGGTCAAGATAAGCGAAAACGTGAAGCGACTCGAAAAGAAAGTCGAAACCTTCCACGGGTTACCATCTAATATTCTGGATGCAAAATTGGAATATCAGGAACTTGAGAGTGAACTTCGTTCTCTCATTCAACAGCGTGACAATTTGTTTGAAGGGTTAGTCGACAGGGGCAAAAGCCAATAG